A single region of the Enterobacteriaceae endosymbiont of Donacia cinerea genome encodes:
- the ssb gene encoding single-stranded DNA-binding protein, whose protein sequence is MASRGINKVIIIGFLGKDPEIRYMPNGNPVVNIIVATSNTWKDKNTGENKEKTEWHRIVIFGKLAEISNEYLKKGSQVYIEGYLQTRKWQNQNGQDNYITEIIVSVGGIMQMLNNLRQHDNNLLNKEKNSKEIKNNWKKKINVSNNIEKNNNDELSVNKNENLLDFEDDIPF, encoded by the coding sequence ATGGCTAGTAGAGGTATTAATAAAGTAATTATTATTGGTTTTTTAGGTAAAGATCCTGAAATACGTTATATGCCTAATGGTAATCCTGTTGTAAATATTATAGTAGCAACTTCAAATACTTGGAAAGATAAAAATACTGGAGAAAATAAAGAAAAAACTGAATGGCATCGTATTGTTATTTTTGGAAAATTAGCAGAAATTTCGAATGAATATTTAAAAAAAGGATCTCAAGTATATATTGAAGGTTATTTACAAACTCGAAAATGGCAAAACCAAAATGGTCAAGATAATTATATAACTGAAATAATTGTCAGCGTAGGAGGCATTATGCAAATGTTAAATAATTTACGTCAACATGATAATAATTTATTAAATAAAGAAAAAAATTCTAAAGAAATTAAAAATAATTGGAAAAAAAAAATTAATGTATCTAATAATATAGAAAAAAATAATAATGATGAATTGTCTGTTAATAAAAATGAAAATCTTCTTGATTTTGAAGATGATATACCATTTTAA
- a CDS encoding exoribonuclease II: MLYNNFLLLQLKKKFKKNLPPIKGCVKILNQKTGILETDKNYIYNIPYIYLKYIMEGDYILANIKNDNNQLQVIPIRLLKSNINFFEGIIKKKNNIIYIIPEKKILYKNIIKCNIKKNIKNIIKNGDKVIAKIIQHPLNINRENNIFVAEITEFLNKDNKYLIPWWTILLKYNLSINSPKSSLCKKIKLLDDNLYRKDLTKLCFITIDNKDTKDIDDALYIEKISEKKLLVYVAIADPTAYIEKDNEIDQIASKRMFTNYLPGLTIPLLPKILSENFCSLNPNQKRPVLICKMIIHKNGSLSKKIIFFTGWIKSNAKLNYHDVSNWLEKTGNWEPDNNKIKQQIIFLYKFYLYRKKWNCQNIVDFNNTDYKFIFGDKGQIVDIIIEKKRIAHKIIETAMITANICASEILYKKLGFGVYNVYYGFNINKINKIIELLNECNIKYNKSFLTTLKGYKEIYNKLYDLKASFILNRIKKYQLITLFNTKPGPHFSLGLKRYATWTSPIRKFGDMVNHRLIKAIINKKYSIAKPLNDIFINMNKKRYLHKKAKNDLSNFLYLQYFKNISIRSKIFISEIIDIFYYGIKIRFVKNGAYAFVPKKFLYSNIDYININQEKGVIYIKNKLFYKVTDKIKVIIKEVNISGIIAKII, from the coding sequence ATGCTTTATAATAATTTTTTACTTTTGCAACTTAAAAAAAAATTTAAAAAAAATTTACCACCTATTAAGGGTTGCGTAAAAATTTTAAATCAAAAAACAGGAATTTTAGAAACAGATAAAAATTATATATATAATATACCTTATATTTATTTAAAATATATCATGGAAGGAGATTATATTTTAGCTAACATAAAAAATGATAATAATCAATTACAAGTTATTCCAATTAGATTATTAAAATCTAATATTAATTTTTTTGAAGGAATAATTAAAAAAAAAAATAATATTATTTATATAATTCCGGAAAAAAAAATTTTATATAAAAATATAATAAAATGTAATATAAAAAAAAATATAAAAAATATCATTAAAAATGGAGACAAAGTAATTGCAAAAATTATCCAACATCCTCTAAATATAAATAGAGAAAATAATATTTTTGTAGCTGAAATAACTGAATTTTTAAATAAAGATAATAAATATTTAATTCCATGGTGGACTATTTTATTAAAATATAATCTTTCAATTAATTCTCCTAAAAGTAGTTTATGTAAGAAAATAAAACTTTTAGATGATAATTTATATAGAAAAGATTTAACTAAACTATGTTTTATTACAATAGATAATAAAGATACCAAAGATATAGATGATGCATTATATATAGAAAAAATATCTGAAAAAAAATTATTAGTTTATGTAGCTATTGCAGATCCTACGGCTTATATTGAAAAAGATAATGAAATAGATCAAATTGCCTCAAAAAGAATGTTTACTAATTATTTACCAGGATTAACAATTCCTTTATTACCAAAAATTTTATCAGAAAATTTTTGTTCTTTAAATCCTAATCAAAAAAGACCAGTTTTAATTTGTAAAATGATAATTCATAAAAATGGTTCTTTATCTAAAAAAATAATTTTTTTTACAGGTTGGATAAAATCTAATGCAAAATTAAATTATCATGATGTTTCTAATTGGTTAGAAAAAACAGGTAATTGGGAACCAGATAATAATAAAATAAAACAACAGATTATTTTTCTATATAAGTTTTACTTATATCGTAAAAAATGGAATTGTCAAAATATTGTAGATTTTAATAATACTGATTATAAATTTATTTTTGGAGATAAAGGACAAATAGTAGATATAATAATAGAGAAAAAAAGAATAGCACATAAGATAATTGAAACTGCTATGATTACAGCAAATATATGTGCATCTGAAATATTATATAAAAAATTAGGTTTTGGAGTATATAATGTATACTATGGTTTTAATATAAATAAAATAAATAAAATAATTGAACTATTAAATGAGTGTAATATCAAGTATAATAAATCATTTTTAACAACTTTAAAAGGTTATAAAGAAATATATAATAAATTATATGATTTAAAGGCATCTTTTATTTTAAATAGAATAAAAAAATATCAATTAATTACATTATTCAATACAAAACCCGGTCCTCATTTTTCTTTAGGATTAAAAAGATATGCTACTTGGACATCTCCTATACGTAAATTTGGAGATATGGTCAATCATAGATTAATTAAAGCAATTATAAATAAAAAATATAGTATAGCAAAACCTTTAAATGATATATTTATTAATATGAATAAAAAACGTTATTTACATAAAAAAGCAAAAAATGATTTATCTAATTTTTTATATTTACAATATTTTAAAAATATATCAATTCGTAGTAAAATTTTTATTTCTGAAATAATTGATATATTTTATTATGGAATCAAAATAAGATTTGTTAAAAATGGAGCTTATGCGTTTGTTCCTAAAAAGTTTTTGTATTCTAATATAGATTATATTAATATTAATCAGGAAAAAGGTGTTATTTATATTAAAAATAAGTTATTTTATAAAGTTACTGATAAAATAAAGGTAATTATAAAAGAAGTGAATATTAGTGGTATTATTGCTAAAATAATTTAA
- a CDS encoding metal-dependent hydrolase yields MTVKGHIIFTIASSILIQHFIFSNIMYHDDWWRIIPVSIITCLLPDIDNPKSILGRRIKILSYLINKIFGHRGFTHSLLSVLILSFIIFSIHLKLNCIFDVKLGLIIGYCSHIIADILTPYGVPLLWPYKKKFKLPLITKNFLKEDIFCYLYLIFSLYLLYPICNNIITKIFY; encoded by the coding sequence ATGACAGTTAAAGGACATATAATATTTACAATAGCTAGTAGTATTTTAATACAACATTTTATATTTTCTAATATTATGTATCATGATGATTGGTGGCGTATTATTCCTGTTTCCATTATTACATGTTTATTGCCTGATATTGATAATCCTAAATCTATTTTAGGACGTAGAATTAAAATTTTATCATATTTAATTAATAAAATATTTGGACATAGAGGATTTACACATAGTTTACTATCAGTTTTAATTTTAAGTTTTATAATTTTTTCTATTCATTTAAAATTAAATTGCATTTTTGATGTTAAATTAGGTTTAATTATAGGTTATTGTAGTCATATTATTGCAGATATATTAACTCCATATGGAGTTCCATTATTATGGCCTTATAAAAAAAAATTTAAATTACCACTTATTACTAAAAATTTTCTTAAGGAAGATATTTTTTGTTATTTATATTTAATATTTTCTTTATATTTATTGTATCCTATTTGTAATAATATTATAACGAAAATTTTCTATTAA
- the metG gene encoding methionine--tRNA ligase: MSLKKKILVTCALPYSNGSIHLGHMLEHIQADIWVRYHRMYGNKVYFICADDAHGTPVMLKSLQLKISPEDMINKIYYEHITDLKKFNISYDNYYTTHSHENFFFSKLIFNRLKKRKFIKKKIIQQLYDFVYNMFLPDRFVKGKCPNCNSINQYGDHCENCGTTYSSIDLITPISILSQTTPILCNSEHFFFDLPQFFNFLKNWINSGVLDQKIRNKVQEWFILGLKEWDITRDSPYFGFKIPKTINKYFYVWLDAPIGYISTFKNLCDNKKINFYEWWKKNSNTELYHFIGKDIIYFHSLFWPAMLEGSNFRKPTKLFVHGHVTLNGYKMSKSKDNFITAKKWLDILDSDSLRYYYASKLSSDINDIDFNFSDFVYKINGDIVNKIVNLASRNSYFINNYFNDNLSKNIDMSFYLKFVKKSEIIHKYFIECKFSHVIKQIIVLSDIANYYIDKYKPWILIKDNLKKNKVQNICSMGINMFRVIMIYIKPIMPILSKKTELFLKKKLCIDNIMFPLINRKINKFKPLFFRINIKDLYKIIDK; the protein is encoded by the coding sequence ATGTCATTAAAAAAAAAAATACTAGTTACTTGTGCTTTACCTTATTCTAATGGTAGTATTCATTTAGGACATATGTTAGAACATATACAAGCGGATATTTGGGTTAGATACCATCGTATGTACGGAAATAAAGTATATTTTATTTGTGCTGATGATGCACACGGTACTCCTGTCATGCTAAAATCTCTGCAATTAAAAATAAGTCCAGAAGATATGATTAATAAAATATATTATGAACATATTACAGATTTAAAGAAATTTAATATTAGTTACGATAATTATTATACTACACATAGCCATGAAAATTTTTTTTTTTCAAAATTAATTTTTAATCGTTTAAAAAAAAGAAAATTTATCAAAAAAAAAATTATTCAGCAATTATATGATTTCGTTTATAATATGTTTTTACCTGATAGATTTGTAAAAGGAAAATGTCCCAATTGTAATTCTATAAATCAATATGGTGATCATTGTGAAAATTGTGGAACAACTTATTCATCTATTGATTTAATTACTCCAATTTCTATTTTATCTCAAACAACTCCTATATTATGTAATTCTGAACATTTTTTTTTCGATTTACCTCAATTTTTTAATTTTTTAAAAAATTGGATTAATTCTGGTGTTTTAGATCAAAAAATAAGAAATAAGGTACAAGAATGGTTTATTTTAGGTTTAAAAGAATGGGATATTACTAGAGATAGTCCATATTTTGGTTTTAAAATACCTAAAACTATTAATAAATATTTTTATGTATGGTTAGATGCTCCAATAGGTTATATAAGTACTTTTAAAAATTTATGTGATAATAAAAAAATAAATTTTTATGAATGGTGGAAAAAAAATTCTAATACAGAATTATATCATTTTATTGGAAAAGATATTATTTATTTTCATAGTTTATTTTGGCCAGCAATGCTAGAAGGAAGTAATTTCAGAAAACCTACTAAATTATTTGTTCATGGTCATGTAACATTAAATGGATATAAAATGTCTAAATCCAAGGATAATTTTATTACTGCAAAAAAATGGTTAGATATTTTAGATTCTGATAGTTTACGTTATTATTATGCTTCTAAATTATCATCTGATATCAATGATATTGATTTTAATTTTTCTGATTTTGTTTATAAAATAAATGGAGATATTGTAAATAAGATTGTGAATTTAGCTTCAAGAAATTCGTATTTTATTAATAATTATTTTAATGATAATTTATCTAAAAATATTGATATGTCTTTTTATTTAAAATTTGTTAAAAAATCTGAAATTATTCATAAATATTTTATAGAATGTAAATTTAGTCATGTTATTAAACAAATAATAGTCTTATCTGATATAGCTAATTATTATATTGATAAATATAAACCATGGATTTTAATTAAAGATAACTTAAAAAAAAATAAAGTTCAAAATATTTGTTCTATGGGTATTAATATGTTTCGTGTAATAATGATATATATTAAGCCGATTATGCCTATTTTATCTAAAAAAACAGAGTTATTTTTAAAAAAAAAATTATGTATTGATAATATCATGTTTCCTTTAATTAATAGAAAAATTAATAAATTTAAACCATTATTTTTTAGAATAAATATAAAAGATTTATATAAAATAATAGATAAATAA